The Streptomyces sp. NBC_01268 genome window below encodes:
- the groL gene encoding chaperonin GroEL (60 kDa chaperone family; promotes refolding of misfolded polypeptides especially under stressful conditions; forms two stacked rings of heptamers to form a barrel-shaped 14mer; ends can be capped by GroES; misfolded proteins enter the barrel where they are refolded when GroES binds) translates to MAKIIAFDEEARRGLERGMNQLADAVKVTLGPKGRNVVLEKKWGAPTITNDGVSIAKEIELEDPYEKIGAELVKEVAKKTDDVAGDGTTTATVLAQALVREGLRNVAAGANPMALKRGIEKAVEAVSGALLEQAKDVETKEQIASTASISAADTQIGELIAEAMDKVGKEGVITVEESQTFGLELELTEGMRFDKGYISAYFATDMERMEAALDDPYILIVNSKISSVKDLLPLLEKVMQSGKPLLIIAEDVEGEALSTLVVNKIRGTFKSVAVKAPGFGDRRKAMLNDIAILTGGTVISEEVGLKLENAGLDLLGRARKVVITKDETTIVDGAGDSEQVAGRVNQIRAEIENSDSDYDREKLQERLAKLAGGVAVIKAGAATEVELKERKHRIEDAVRNAKAAVEEGIVAGGGVALLQASAVFEKLELDGDEATGANAVKLALEAPLKQIAVNGGLEGGVVVEKVRNLPVGHGLNAATGEYVDMIAEGIIDPAKVTRSALQNAASIAALFLTTEAVIADKPEKASAPAGGGMPGGDMDF, encoded by the coding sequence ATGGCCAAGATCATCGCGTTCGACGAGGAGGCCCGGCGCGGTCTCGAGCGCGGCATGAACCAGCTCGCTGACGCCGTCAAGGTCACCCTCGGCCCGAAGGGCCGCAACGTCGTCCTCGAGAAGAAGTGGGGCGCCCCCACGATCACCAACGATGGTGTCTCCATCGCCAAGGAGATCGAGCTCGAGGACCCGTACGAGAAGATCGGCGCCGAGCTGGTCAAGGAAGTCGCCAAGAAGACGGACGACGTCGCCGGCGACGGTACGACCACCGCCACCGTCCTCGCCCAGGCGCTCGTTCGCGAGGGCCTGCGCAACGTGGCCGCCGGTGCCAACCCGATGGCCCTCAAGCGCGGCATCGAGAAGGCCGTCGAGGCCGTCTCCGGCGCCCTGCTCGAGCAGGCGAAGGATGTCGAGACCAAGGAGCAGATCGCTTCCACGGCCTCCATCTCCGCCGCCGACACCCAGATCGGCGAGCTCATCGCCGAGGCGATGGACAAGGTCGGCAAGGAAGGCGTCATCACCGTCGAGGAGTCGCAGACCTTCGGGCTCGAGCTCGAGCTCACCGAGGGCATGCGCTTCGACAAGGGCTACATCTCGGCGTACTTCGCGACCGACATGGAGCGCATGGAGGCGGCCCTGGATGACCCGTACATCCTGATCGTCAACTCCAAGATCTCCTCCGTGAAGGACCTGCTCCCGCTCCTGGAGAAGGTCATGCAGTCGGGCAAGCCGCTGCTGATCATCGCCGAGGACGTCGAGGGCGAGGCGCTGTCGACGCTGGTCGTCAACAAGATCCGCGGCACCTTCAAGTCCGTCGCCGTCAAGGCCCCGGGCTTCGGCGACCGCCGCAAGGCCATGCTGAACGACATCGCCATCCTCACCGGCGGCACGGTCATCTCCGAGGAGGTCGGCCTCAAGCTGGAGAACGCGGGCCTCGACCTGCTGGGCCGCGCCCGCAAGGTCGTCATCACCAAGGACGAGACCACCATCGTCGACGGTGCCGGTGACAGCGAGCAGGTCGCCGGTCGCGTGAACCAGATCCGCGCCGAGATCGAGAACAGCGACTCGGACTACGACCGCGAGAAGCTCCAGGAGCGCCTCGCGAAGCTGGCCGGCGGCGTGGCCGTCATCAAGGCCGGTGCCGCGACCGAGGTCGAGCTCAAGGAGCGCAAGCACCGCATCGAGGACGCCGTTCGCAACGCGAAGGCGGCCGTCGAGGAGGGCATCGTCGCCGGTGGCGGCGTCGCCCTGCTGCAGGCCTCCGCGGTCTTCGAGAAGCTGGAGCTGGACGGCGACGAGGCCACCGGTGCCAACGCCGTCAAGCTGGCCCTGGAGGCCCCGCTCAAGCAGATCGCCGTCAACGGTGGTCTCGAGGGTGGCGTCGTCGTGGAGAAGGTGCGCAACCTCCCCGTCGGCCACGGCCTGAACGCCGCGACCGGTGAGTACGTCGACATGATCGCCGAGGGCATCATCGACCCGGCGAAGGTCACCCGCTCCGCGCTGCAGAACGCGGCGTCCATCGCGGCCCTGTTCCTCACCACCGAGGCCGTCATCGCCGACAAGCCGGAGAAG